Proteins from one Nicotiana tabacum cultivar K326 chromosome 23, ASM71507v2, whole genome shotgun sequence genomic window:
- the LOC107769312 gene encoding short integuments 2, mitochondrial-like: MKMKGWLGEMGFNKSGGKINWFPGHMAAAVRAIRHRLKLSDLVIEVRDARIPLSSANDNLQPMLSEKRRVIALNKKDLANPNIMHRWIRYFDSCKQECLPINAHSRSSVQKLLDLVELKLKELITKEPTLLVMVVGVPNVGKSALINSIHQIALSRFPVQQKMKRATVGPLPGVTQDIAGFKIAHQPSIYVLDAPGVLVPSIPDIETGLKLALAGSVKDSVVGEERIVQYLLAVLNTRGTPLHWRHLIGRESEGLHHELDDTPEYNLKDLLPKRRKPPNKSDIYYIEDMVSEVQRTLYTTHSEFNGSLDDEDNLETLIDQQFEALQSALKIPYKASGARTMVSKKFLTLFRTGKLGPFILDDVPDAS, translated from the exons ATGAAGATGAAAGGATGGTTAGGGGAAATGGGTTTCAATAAAAGTGGTGGGAAAATAAATTGGTTCCCTGGCCATATGGCTGCCGCCGTTCGTGCCATTCGCCACCGCCTCAAACTCTCCGATCTTGTCATCGAAGTCCGTGACGCCCGC ATACCTTTGTCCTCAGCCAATGACAACTTGCAGCCTATGCTTTCTGAAAAAAGGCGGGTGATTGCGCTCAATAAGAAAGATTTGGCCAACCCCAATATCATGCAT AGGTGGATTCGGTATTTCGATTCATGTAAACAAGAATGCCTCCCAATAAATGCACATAGTAGAAGTTCTGTGCAAAAG CTTCTCGATCTTGTGGAGCTTAAACTGAAGGAACTTATTACAAAGGAACCTACTCTTCTTGTCATGGTGGTCGGTGTTCCTAATGTCGGAAAATCAGCTTTAATCAATTCCATCCATCAAATAGCATTATCTCGATTTCCAG TGCAGCAGAAGATGAAGAGAGCTACAGTGGGGCCTTTGCCTGGTGTTACTCAAGATATTGCTGGATTTAAg ATTGCACATCAACCTAGCATATATGTGTTGGACGCTCCAGGAGTACTGGTTCCAAGCATTCCAGACATAGAAACGGGGTTAAAGCTGGCTTTAGCAG GGTCCGTCAAAGATTCAGTAGTTGGTGAAGAACGAATTGTTCAATACCTGTTGGCAGTGCTAAACACTCGAGGAACTCCTCTTCATTGGAGACACTTGATTGGCAGGGAATCTGAGGGCCTTCATCATGAATTGGATGACACACCTGAATATAATCTCAAGGATCTTCTACCAAAAAGAAGGAAGCCGCCCAACAAATCTGATATCTACTACATCGAG GATATGGTCAGCGAAGTCCAACGTACACTTTACACCACACACTCGGAATTTAATGGTAGTTTAGACGATGAAGATAACTTGGAGACTTTGATAGATCAACAATTTGAAGCATTGCAAAGTGCTCTGAAGATACCTTATAAGGCATCAGGGGCTCGCACGATGGTGTCAAAAAAATTTCTCACTCTATTTAGAACAGGCAAACTTGGTCCTTTCATCCTGGATGATGTCCCTGATGCATCTTGA